A region from the Alnus glutinosa chromosome 5, dhAlnGlut1.1, whole genome shotgun sequence genome encodes:
- the LOC133869943 gene encoding MDIS1-interacting receptor like kinase 2-like: MHHDCSPPIIHRDISSKNVLLNSEFEACVSDFGTARIMKTDSSNWTLVAGTYGYIAPELAYTMRAFSFGVLALEVIMGGHPKELLSSLSIGEKSIEVVMEVLDLRLPPPAVLFENK, from the exons ATGCATCATGACTGCTCACCACCAATCATTCATCGGGACATATCGAGCAAAAATGTGCTTCTGAACAGTGAGTTTGAGGCGTGCGTCTCTGATTTCGGCACAGCAAGGATTATGAAGACGGATTCTAGTAATTGGACACTCGTTGCAGGCACATATGGTTATATAGCCCCTG AGCTAGCATACACAATGAGGGCTTTCAGCTTTGGTGTTTTGGCCCTTGAAGTGATAATGGGAGGACATCCAAAGGAGCTTCTTTCGTCCCTGAGTATCGGTGAGAAAAGCATTGAGGTAGTAATGGAAGTGCTAGATCTGCGTCTCCCACCTCCTGCTGTTCTTTTTGAGAACAAGTGA